One part of the Peromyscus eremicus chromosome 18, PerEre_H2_v1, whole genome shotgun sequence genome encodes these proteins:
- the Ormdl2 gene encoding ORM1-like protein 2 has product MNVGVAHSEVNPNTRVMNSRGIWLAYIILVGLLHVVLLSIPFFSIPVVWTLTNVIHNLAMYIFLHTVKGTPFETPDQGKARLLTHWEQMDYGLQFTSSRKFLSISPIVLYLLASFYTKYDAAHFLINTASLLSVLLPKLPQFHGVRLFGINKY; this is encoded by the exons ATGAATGTGGGGGTGGCACACAGCGAAGTGAACCCCAACACTCGAGTGATGAATAGTCGGGGCATCTGGCTGGCCTACATCATCTTGGTAGGACTGCTGCATGTGGTTCTACTCAGCATCCCTTTCTTCAGCATTCCTGTTGTCTGGACCCTGACCAACGTCATCCATAACCTG gcaATGTATATCTTCCTACATACAGTGAAAGGGACACCCTTTGAGACCCCTGACCAAGGAAAGGCTCGGCTGTTGACACACTGGGAGCAGATGGACTATGGACTACAATTTACCTCCTCCCGAAAGTTCCTCAGCATCTCTCCTATTGTACT ctACCTACTGGCCAGCTTCTACACCAAGTATGATGCTGCTCATTTCCTCATCAACACTGCCTCACTGCTCAGCGTACTGCTGCCTAAGCTACCCCAATTCCACGGGGTTCGTCTCTTTGGAATCAACAAATACTGA
- the LOC131895066 gene encoding transmembrane protein 198-like translates to MEKALLPLTITSDPRPFNQQLPEPPDLRCVLEPQDSLELAPALVCALCCCFGIIYGCFGYRCFKAVMFLSGLLSGALVIFLLCHKERVLETQLSLEVSAGISLGIGLLCGLVTMLVRSVGLFLTGLLLGLTLGAGTLLGTEPIYQPHSAWVPVGGLMGLALLGALLTLRWPRPFTVLGTALLGAAVLVACADYFLEGLALGTRLGERLQALPELMPLCWYSWVLLGTWPILGALGTLAQWRLMTEERGSHTNVILSHQRRHLQLLRIHQQEAKRHRNPSGVGLCEGSYQSRLPPNIQSPGDRLAPSYLQSLRECQLEPSTQATAPHTTLDLDSDCSSTLLLTTPSHSAQT, encoded by the exons ATGGAGAAAGCCTTGCTGCCCTTGACTATAACATCTGACCCAAGGCCCTTTAACCAACAACTCCCAGAGCCTCCAGACCTGAGATGTGTCTTGGAACCCCAGGACAGCCTTGAGTTGGCCCCTGCCCTGGTGTGTGCTCTCTGCTGCTGCTTCGGAATCATCTACGGCTGCTTCG GCTACCGCTGCTTCAAGGCAGTGATGTTTCTCTCCGGTCTGCTGTCAGGAGCTCTGGTGATCTTCCTACTGTGCCACAAGGAGCGGGTGCTGGAGACACAGTTGAGCCTGGAGGTGAGCGCAGGCATCTCGCTGGGCATCGGACTCCTCTGCGGCCTGGTCACCATGCTCGTTCGAAGCGTTGGGCTCTTTCTGACTGGTCTCCTGCTAGGTCTGACACTGGGAGCCGGAACCTTATTGGGCACTGAACCCATCTACCAGCCACATTCGGCCTGGGTGCCAGTTGGTGGACTGATGGGGCTGGCGCTGCTGGGAGCCCTGCTCACACTTCGGTGGCCTCGTCCATTCACAGTCCTAGGCACAGCCTTGCTAGGTGCTGCGGTGCTGGTGGCCTGTGCTGACTACTTCTTGGAAGGGCTGGCACTGGGCACTCGTCTGGGTGAACGCCTGCAGGCCCTCCCGGAGTTGATGCCTCTTTgctggtatagctgggtcttactGGGGACCTGGCCAATCTTGGGGGCTCTTGGGACACTGGCCCAGTGGAGACTCATGACCGAAGAACGTGGAAGCCACACCAATG TGATCTTGAGCCACCAGCGAAGGCATCTCCAGCTCCTCCGGATCCATCAGCAAGAGGCTAAGCGGCATCGGAACCCGTCTGGAGTGGGACTGTGTGAAGGCAGCTATCAGAGTCGGCTTCCCCCCAATATCCAGAGCCCTGGTGACAGGCTGGCTCCA AGTTATCTCCAGAGTCTCCGTGAGTGCCAGCTGGAACCGAGCACCCAGGCCACAGCCCCCCACACTACCCTGGACCTGGATTCTGACTGCAGTTCTACCCTTCTCCTGACCACACCTTCTCACTCTGCCCAGACCTGA
- the Mmp19 gene encoding matrix metalloproteinase-19, whose translation MEWQQLWLTFLLPMTVSGGALGPTEKEAVLGYLLQYGYLQKPLEGADDFRLEDITEALRAFQEASQLPVSGQMDDDTRARMKQPRCGLEDPFNQKTLKYLLLGRWRKKHLTYRILNLPSTLSPSRARAALHQAFKYWSREAPLTFREVKAGWADIRLSFHGRQSPYCSNTFDGPGKVLAHADIPELGSVHFDKDEFWTEGTYQGVNLRIIAAHEVGHALGLGHSRYTQALMAPVYAGYQPYFRLHPDDVAGIQALYGKKSPDTEDEEEEISTVSPVTTKPSPMPNPCSSELDAMMLGPRGKTYAFKGDYVWTVTDSGPGPLFRVSALWEGLPGNLDAAVYSPRTGWIHFFKGNKVWRYVGFKMSPGFPMKLNRVEPNLDAAFYWPINKKVFLFKGSGYWQWDELASTDFSRYPKPIKELFTGVPEQPSAAMSWQDGRVYFFKGKDYWRLNQQLRVAKGYPRNITHWMHCRPQTPDPNLLTGDTTPPTTDTILDTTPSTMDSILDMTPSTTDSTTFSSPANITPLGA comes from the exons ATGGAATGGCAACAGTTGTGGCTGACCTTCTTACTTCCCATGACAGTCTCAGGCGGGGCTCTGGGGCCTACAGAGAAGGAGGCAGTCTTG GGTTACCTGTTGCAGTATGGGTATCTACAGAAGCCTCTGGAAGGAGCTGATGACTTCAGGCTAGAAGATATCACAGAGGCCCTAAG agCTTTCCAGGAAGCATCCCAGCTGCCAGTTTCAGGTCAGATGGATGATGACACAAGGGCCCGTATGAAGCAACCCCGTTGTGGTCTGGAGGATCCCTTCAACCAGAAGACCCTTAAATACCTGCTTCTGG GCCGCTGGAGAAAGAAGCATTTGACATACCGCATCTTGAACCTGCCCTCCACCCTCTCACCCTCCAGAGCCCGGGCAGCCCTGCATCAGGCCTTTAAGTACTGGAGCAGAGAGGCCCCCCTGACCTTCCGGGAGGTGAAGGCTGGTTGGGCTGATATCCGCCTCTCGTTCCATGGCCGCCAAAGCCCATACTGCTCCAACACCTTTGATGGGCCTG GAAAGGTCCTGGCCCATGCTGATATCCCAGAGCTCGGCAGTGTACACTTCGATAAAGATGAATTCTGGACTGAGGGGACCTACCAAGGAGTGAACCTGCGCATCATCGCAGCCCATGAAGTGGGCCATGCCTTGGGACTTGGGCATTCCCGATACACTCAGGCACTTATGGCTCCTGTGTACGCTGGCTACCAGCCCTACTTCAGGCTGCACCCAGATGATGTGGCAGGGATCCAGGCTCTCTATG GCAAGAAGAGCCCAGAcacagaggatgaggaggaagagattTCCACTGTGTCACCAGTGACCACGAAACCCAGTCCCATGCCAAATCCCTGCAGCAGTGAACTGGATGCCATGATGCTGG GACCCCGTGGGAAGACCTATGCTTTCAAGGGGGACTATGTGTGGACTGTAACAGATTCAGGTCCGGGTCCCTTGTTCCGAGTGTCTGCTCTTTGGGAGGGGCTCCCTGGAAACCTAGATGCTGCCGTCTACTCTCCTAGAACAGGATGGATCCATTTCTTCAAGG GAAACAAGGTGTGGCGATATGTGGGTTTCAAGATGTCTCCTGGCTTTCCCATGAAACTCAACAGAGTAGAACCCAACCTGGATGCAGCGTTCTATTGGCCTATTAATAAAAAGGTGTTCCTTTTTAAG GGCTCAGGATACTGGCAATGGGACGAGCTGGCCAGCACTGACTTCAGCCGTTACCCCAAACCAATCAAGGAATTGTTTACTGGAGTGCCAGAGCAACCCTCAGCAGCTATGAGCTGGCAAGACGGCCGAGTCTACTTCTTCAAGGGCAAAGACTACTGGCGTCTTAACCAGCAGCTTCGAGTGGCAAAGGGCTATCCCAGAAATATCACACACTGGATGCACTGCCGTCCTCAGACTCCAGACCCTAACTTGTTAACTGGGGACACTACTCCCCCCACCACAGACACAATCTTGGATACCACTCCCTCAACCATGGACTCAATCTTGGACATGACTCCCTCAACTACAGACTCTACCACCTTTTCATCCCCTGCTAATATCACCCCGCTGGGGGCCTAA